Proteins co-encoded in one Methylobacterium sp. WL1 genomic window:
- a CDS encoding cytochrome b/b6 domain-containing protein, which translates to MDAVPALEAPETVDASGRRWFYRHPAVIRVAHWVNAGVLLVLLMSGLQIFNAHPALYWGAVSTFDDPALAITSEQGRDGTNRGVVTVGSHSFDTTGVLGLSREGGTAVDRAFPAWATLPADQDLATGRRWHFLFAWLLVINGAIYLLYGLFSGQLRRRLIPDGDQIRDFAGSVKEHLLLRFPEGEEAKRYNVIQKLTYLVVVLGLLPAMVLAGLAMSPGVDAAWPWLPELFGGRQSARSIHFIAAGLLVLFVVVHVLLVLVSGLVNNMRGMLTGWFSLGRPEKETAR; encoded by the coding sequence CTGGACGCCGTCCCGGCGCTCGAAGCCCCGGAGACCGTCGACGCCTCCGGGCGGCGCTGGTTCTACCGGCACCCCGCGGTGATCCGGGTGGCGCATTGGGTCAACGCGGGGGTGCTGCTGGTGCTGCTGATGAGCGGCCTGCAGATCTTCAACGCCCACCCGGCGCTGTACTGGGGGGCGGTCTCGACCTTCGACGATCCGGCCCTGGCGATCACCAGCGAGCAGGGACGCGACGGCACGAATCGCGGTGTGGTGACGGTCGGATCGCACAGCTTCGACACGACCGGGGTGCTCGGCCTGTCCCGGGAGGGCGGCACCGCGGTGGACCGGGCCTTCCCGGCCTGGGCGACCCTTCCGGCCGATCAGGACCTCGCCACCGGGCGGCGCTGGCATTTCCTGTTCGCGTGGCTCCTGGTGATCAACGGCGCGATCTATCTGCTCTACGGGCTGTTCAGCGGCCAGCTCCGCCGCCGCCTGATCCCGGACGGCGACCAGATCCGCGACTTCGCCGGCTCCGTGAAGGAGCACCTGCTCTTACGCTTCCCCGAAGGCGAGGAGGCCAAGCGCTACAACGTGATCCAGAAGCTGACCTACCTCGTCGTGGTGCTGGGCCTCCTGCCAGCCATGGTGCTGGCGGGGCTCGCCATGTCGCCCGGCGTCGACGCCGCCTGGCCCTGGCTGCCGGAGCTGTTCGGCGGCCGGCAATCGGCGCGCAGCATCCACTTCATCGCCGCCGGGCTGCTGGTGCTGTTCGTCGTCGTCCACGTGCTCCTCGTCCTGGTCTCCGGCCTCGTCAACAACATGCGCGGCATGCTCACCGGCTGGTTCAGCCTCGGCCGTCCCGAGAAGGAGACCGCGCGATGA
- a CDS encoding molybdopterin-dependent oxidoreductase gives MILHRRKLLTAGAGLAGTALLGGCDRFAGTETGRRTLKVGEDANLFVQRLLMSPATLAREYPAAMISPWFKPNGTIDPPDRDFRALAAKKFADFKLTVDGLVQTPLSLSLADLRGLPARTQITRHDCVEGWSCIGQWSGVPLAELVTRAGLKPQARYAVFHCADTLEYAGGGLEGGDGASLWRPEHPGSVRDGMIQLAAAEDWGGAPPKADKGTDDKGTDDWGQGAPEPEAPEDKRTPIRYYESIDLFDAVNPQTILAYDLNGKPLPVSNGAPLRLRVERQLGYKQAKYVMRVELVDSLAGFGQGSGGYWEDRGYEWYAGI, from the coding sequence ATGATCCTGCACCGCCGCAAGCTGCTCACCGCCGGCGCCGGATTGGCGGGGACCGCCCTGCTCGGCGGCTGCGACCGCTTCGCCGGGACCGAGACCGGGCGCCGCACCCTCAAGGTCGGCGAGGATGCCAACCTGTTCGTTCAGCGGCTGCTGATGTCCCCCGCCACCCTGGCCCGGGAATATCCGGCCGCGATGATTTCGCCGTGGTTCAAGCCGAACGGCACCATCGACCCGCCGGACAGGGATTTTCGCGCCCTGGCGGCCAAGAAATTCGCCGACTTCAAGCTGACGGTCGACGGGCTGGTGCAGACGCCGCTGTCGCTCAGCCTTGCGGACCTGCGCGGGTTGCCGGCGCGCACCCAGATCACCCGCCACGATTGCGTCGAGGGCTGGAGCTGCATCGGCCAATGGTCGGGCGTGCCGCTGGCCGAGCTGGTCACCCGGGCCGGCCTGAAGCCGCAGGCGCGCTACGCCGTGTTCCATTGCGCCGACACGCTGGAATATGCCGGCGGCGGCCTTGAGGGCGGCGACGGCGCCTCCCTGTGGCGCCCCGAGCATCCGGGCTCGGTCCGCGACGGCATGATCCAACTTGCCGCCGCCGAGGATTGGGGCGGTGCTCCGCCCAAGGCCGACAAAGGCACGGACGACAAAGGCACGGACGATTGGGGCCAGGGCGCGCCGGAGCCGGAGGCGCCCGAGGATAAGCGGACCCCGATCCGCTACTACGAGAGCATCGACCTGTTCGACGCCGTCAACCCGCAGACGATCCTCGCCTACGACCTCAACGGCAAGCCGCTGCCGGTCTCGAACGGCGCCCCCCTGCGCCTGCGCGTCGAGCGCCAGCTCGGCTACAAGCAGGCCAAGTACGTGATGCGGGTCGAGCTGGTGGACTCGCTGGCGGGCTTCGGCCAGGGCAGCGGCGGCTACTGGGAGGATCGCGGCTACGAGTGGTACGCGGGGATCTGA